A stretch of the Octopus bimaculoides isolate UCB-OBI-ISO-001 chromosome 8, ASM119413v2, whole genome shotgun sequence genome encodes the following:
- the LOC106871809 gene encoding mitochondrial pyruvate carrier 1-like protein isoform X2, with the protein MHHETHEIWNTSKKFSKCSCTVFEFRRCRHQLRRNGALTIYSLLFMRFAWKVQPRNLLLFACHFTNVSAQLTQGTRFVNHFYLSGQSSKKKELINTD; encoded by the exons ATGCATCATGAAACTCATGAGATCTGGAATACTAGCAAGAAATTTTCCAAATGTTCATGCACAGTGTTTGAATTTAGAAGATGCAGACACCAATTGAGAAGGAATGGTG CTCTCACaatttattcattactttttatGAGATTTGCCTGGAAAGTTCAACCCAGAAATCTTCTTCTCTTTGCTTGTCATTTTACCAATGTTTCTGCACAGCTGACCCAGGGAACAAGATTTGTCAATcattt ctaCCTTTCAGGCCAGTCATCGAAGAAGAAAGAACTGATTAATACTGACTga